One window from the genome of Salvia splendens isolate huo1 chromosome 9, SspV2, whole genome shotgun sequence encodes:
- the LOC121746888 gene encoding uncharacterized protein LOC121746888, which yields MEMESTRRSFDRSLSKEPGPKKPRLTEDPSAADRIANGRAGFVQRPAVSNPAVGGGPRAQRDRDSESSDSVRGPFQHQPAAQLHHELVSQYKTALAELTFNSKPIITNLTIIAGESLPAAKAIAAAICNNIIEVPSEQKLPSLYLLDSIVKNIGRDYIKHFASRLPEVFCKAYRQLDPSIHQGMRHLFGTWKGVFPPQSLQLIERELGFTSAATVSAAPRTESQAQRPAHSIHVNPKYLEARQRLQTSRSIEKHQRDQVSDTVSEKSSGVPFADSDYGSGVLGHSGLGSGRMTEHLKEPGYDRTWDESSSDMIGMPHQKNGFGLKHGSESYVTHEPANFDLDLQHKKNISSRNTNGMRDNWKDSEEEEYTWSEMNSRPTVADAPTKNQWAPANYDRLDFESRLSGHQNIHDIGSRNDDEVSVDSISIDRSQVASGAQVSLWSQKLHPPEESMHLGTGKTLSVQSEGYPTRLKSSQSTLGKTHSLSQLSQTHIGTPSFKFPVNEAPLSKASMSQERQTLAPSSSARSMVHQRPPSSSVSSHSQNHFLNNFADCDPTATGPPTDPRRRPGQKNTNYRDQVPEDPPMPTREVYQASTQKPHPASLRSTPALVPPTQQKKHTPASLRRSIEVSQSESSAPEHRMLPSHISGSETMGNSSSDQSNPFTVDSPGKSITSSITGSLNDPSWSGSSRNILHGTVVPPALSQSIGSEKMPAVNSTSNPFSSLLSSLVAKGLISSSKSDPVLSISPNPDQPMDDVPETASTSSAPVSSVPVTLSKPIVSARDEPYSSESTLKASDRLPPPAEKIKHLIGFEFKPDVVRKFHPVVISDLLCDLPHLCTICGCKLKFQEQLDRHMEWHASRVPEDDPMSKMSRSWYTNVVDWVAEVGSAHLDSSPLDIGGSGDILESNEPLVPADESQCACILCGELFEDFYNQEKGEWMFKGALYLTIPSSNEGLGATSDGLILSPIVHSACISEDTMNDLGLDYDIKMVSN from the exons ATGGAAATGGAGAGCACACGCAGATCGTTTGATAGATCTCTTTCGAAAGAACCGGGACCGAAGAAGCCTAGGCTCACAGAGGATCCTTCCGCAGCGGATCGAATCGCCAATGGCCGTGCCGGATTTGTGCAACGTCCAGCTGTTTCGAACCCTGCCGTCGGAGGAGGCCCGAGGGCCCAGAGGGACCGCGATTCGGAGAGTAGCGATTCTGTTCGGGGCCCCTTTCAACATCAGCCAGCGGCGCAGTTGCATCATGAACTGGTGTCTCAGTACAAGACTGCGTTGGCTGAGCTGACTTTCAATTCCAAGCCCATAATAACCAACCTGACAATTATTGCCGGAGAGAGTTTGCCTGCGGCCAAGGCCATTGCAGCTGCTATCTGCAACAATATTATTGAG GTTCCTAGCGAGCAAAAACTGCCATCTCTGTATCTACTAGACAGTATTGTGAAAAACATTGGGAGAGATTACATAAAACACTTCGCTTCCAGATTACCAGAG GTCTTCTGTAAGGCATATAGACAGCTCGATCCTTCAATACACCAAGGTATGCGGCACCTCTTTGGCACCTGGAAGGGAGTCTTCCCTCCACAGTCACTTCAGCTGATTGAGAGGGAGCTTGGATTCACCTCTGCAGCTACTGTTTCAGCAGCTCCTAGAACTGAATCACAAGCTCAACGTCCTGCACATAGCATTCATGTAAACCCTAAGTATTTGGAGGCAAGGCAGCGACTGCAAACCAGCAGG TCTATCGAGAAACATCAAAGAGATCAAGTAAGTGATACAGTTAGTGAGAAAAGTTCTGGTGTACCATTTGCGGATTCTGATTATGGTTCTGGTGTTTTGGGGCATTCGGGCTTGGGAAGTGGAAGGATGACAGAACACCTTAAAGAGCCTGGATATGACAGGACCTGGGATGAGTCAAGCAGTGATATGATTGGGATGCCACATCAAAAGAATGGTTTTGGTCTGAAGCATGGATCAGAAAGCTATGTTACCCATGAGCCAGCAAATTTTGACTTAGATCTACAGCACAAGAAAAATATATCCAGTAGGAACACAAATGGGATGAGGGATAACTGGAAAGACTCTGAGGAGGAGGAGTATACCTGGAGCGAGATGAACTCTAGACCCACTGTAGCTGATGCTCCAACTAAAAATCAATGGGCACCAGCCAATTATGATAGATTG GATTTTGAAAGCCGTCTCTCAGGGCATCAAAATATACATGATATTGGATCAAGGAATGATGATGAAGTCTCAGTTGATTCCATTTCCATTGATCGCAGTCAAGTGGCATCTGGGGCTCAAGTGTCATTGTGGTCACAAAAGCTGCACCCACCAGAAGAAAGCATGCATTTAGGAACTGGTAAAACCTTGTCAGTTCAGTCGGAGGGATATCCAACTCGGTTGAAGAGCTCCCAAAGTACATTGGGCAAGACCCATTCCCTGTCACAGCTCAGTCAAACTCATATTGGAACCCCAAGCTTTAAGTTCCCAGTGAACGAAGCACCTTTATCTAAAGCTTCTATGAGTCAAGAGCGACAGACTCTTGCCCCTTCATCTTCAGCCCGATCAATGGTGCATCAACGTCCTCCCTCATCGTCTGTTTCTTCACACAGTCAGAATCATTTTTTAAACAATTTCGCTGACTGTGACCCCACTGCTACCGGCCCTCCTACAGATCCTAGAAGGCGTCCAGGGCAAAAGAACACGAACTATCGTGACCAAGTTCCAGAGGATCCTCCTATGCCAACCCGAGAAGTTTATCAGGCCAGCACACAGAAGCCGCATCCTGCAAGTTTACGGTCTACACCTGCTTTGGTGCCTCCCACTCAACAGAAGAAACACACTCCCGCTTCTCTACGAAGAAGTATTGAAGTCTCCCAATCAGAGTCTTCTGCGCCAGAACACCGCATGCTACCGTCACATATTTCAGGCTCTGAAACGATGGGGAATTCGTCTTCTGACCAATCAAATCCTTTTACTGTTGATTCCCCTGGAAAATCCATTACTAGTTCAATAACAGGTAGCTTAAATGACCCTAGTTGGTCTGGTTCATCTCGAAATATTTTACACGGAACTGTAGTACCCCCTGCACTTTCTCAGAGTATTGGTTCAGAGAAGATGCCAGCAGTTAACTCCACCTCTAATCCCTTTTCCAGTCTCTTAAGCTCATTGGTTGCGAAAGGCCTGATATCTTCTTCGAAATCTGATCCTGTGCTGTCCATCTCACCTAATCCTGATCAACCTATGGATGATGTCCCTGAGACTGCAAGTACTAGTTCAGCTCCAGTATCTTCTGTTCCAGTCACCTTGTCAAAACCTATCGTGTCTGCTAGAGATGAGCCATATTCATCAGAGTCTACTCTCAAGGCTTCTGACAGATTGCCCCCCCCAGCAGAAAAGATAAAACATCTTATTGGTTTTGAGTTCAAACCAGATGTAGTCCGTAAGTTCCATCCAGTTGTGATTAGTGACCTTCTCTGTGACCTTCCACATCTTTGCACCATATGTGGTTGTAAACTTAAATttcaagaacagcttgacagacACATGGAATGGCATGCATCAAGGGTTCCTGAGGATGATCCCATGAGCAAGATGTCAAGGAGTTGGTACACAAATGTAGTTGATTGGGTTGCAGAAGTTGGTAGTGCTCATCTTGATAGTAGTCCTTTGGACATAGGAGGTTCAGGTGATATACTGGAAAGTAATGAGCCGTTGGTCCCCGCAGATGAGAGTCAATgtgcatgtatattgtgtggTGAGCTGTTTGAAGACTTCTACAACCAAGAAAAAGGCGAATGGATGTTTAAAGGAGCACTTTACTTGACCATCCCATCCTCGAATGAAGGACTTGGAGCAACAAGTGATGGTTTGATTCTTAGTCCGATAGTCCATTCTGCCTGTATATCAGAAGACACTATGAATGACTTGGGGCTAGATTATGACATCAAAATGGTGAGTAATTAA